The following are encoded in a window of Clostridium thermarum genomic DNA:
- the surE gene encoding 5'/3'-nucleotidase SurE: MNDGTSKLHILLVNDDGINAPGIYALGKEFHQCYDVTMVAPSEQRSASGHSITISRPLTVIRHHFDDLNIKAYSVDGTPADCVRLALDQMVDKRVDMVVSGINRGFNLGMDVLYSGTVSAAVEASIYKLPSIAVSTEQFDKAEEYAAAAHYAHRVLKKAVEKGMKNDVVLNLNVPPMKAEEIKGIKVCRMGNMVYGNYFVERKNFEGKADEGRRLYDIKGNIFEPEAEDMDTFYIKQGYATVTPLHYDLTNFKIIQEVDGWF, from the coding sequence ATGAATGATGGAACCAGCAAATTACATATATTATTAGTTAATGATGATGGTATAAATGCACCGGGAATATATGCCCTGGGCAAGGAATTCCATCAGTGTTATGATGTTACCATGGTGGCTCCCAGTGAGCAGAGGAGTGCCAGCGGCCATTCCATAACCATATCAAGGCCGCTGACGGTGATACGACACCATTTTGACGATCTGAATATAAAGGCCTACTCTGTGGACGGGACGCCCGCAGATTGTGTGAGGCTGGCTCTTGATCAGATGGTGGATAAAAGGGTAGATATGGTTGTATCCGGAATTAACAGGGGCTTTAATCTCGGAATGGACGTACTTTATTCAGGAACTGTATCTGCAGCAGTAGAGGCTTCAATATACAAGCTTCCTTCCATAGCAGTGTCCACAGAACAGTTTGACAAGGCAGAGGAGTATGCTGCAGCTGCTCATTATGCCCACCGCGTACTAAAAAAGGCCGTTGAAAAGGGCATGAAAAATGACGTGGTGCTCAACCTAAACGTGCCTCCTATGAAAGCAGAGGAAATTAAGGGCATAAAGGTTTGCAGAATGGGGAACATGGTATATGGTAATTATTTTGTTGAAAGAAAAAACTTTGAAGGCAAGGCAGATGAAGGCCGCAGGCTATATGATATAAAGGGAAACATCTTTGAGCCGGAAGCAGAAGACATGGATACATTTTATATAAAACAGGGATACGCTACAGTGACACCTCTGCACTACGACCTCACTAACTTCAAAATAATTCAAGAAGTGGATGGATGGTTTTAA
- a CDS encoding diguanylate cyclase, whose protein sequence is MAKRVLIADDSKLNIAMITDILHSEGYEVFSVMSGSEVFDAVKNIKPDIILLDVIMPGMDGFSVCRELKNDYDLKNIPVIMVTARKETTYLKTALEIGAFDYIRKPVDSLEVIARIQSALRYKEYQDKLEEMAMKDGLTGLYNHALIIDLLTKEYSKQNRQGGPIAFAMLDIDYFKKVNDTYGHLKGNEVLKGVADIIQSSIRDSDIAGRYGGEEFSLIFSQLSADKVFAVCERIRRRIGLQSFNLDGETINITISIGVCYKPIGVDISRNEMIQIADEALYEAKHSGRNNVKIRYAGEELIDTPHSYLNRFKTL, encoded by the coding sequence ATGGCAAAACGTGTGCTGATTGCTGATGACAGTAAACTTAATATAGCAATGATTACAGATATACTCCACAGCGAAGGCTATGAAGTTTTCTCTGTCATGTCTGGGTCAGAAGTGTTTGATGCCGTGAAGAATATTAAACCGGATATAATCCTGCTTGATGTCATTATGCCGGGGATGGATGGATTCTCAGTGTGCAGGGAGCTGAAAAACGACTATGATCTGAAAAATATACCGGTAATCATGGTAACCGCCAGAAAGGAAACTACATATTTAAAGACAGCATTGGAAATAGGTGCCTTTGACTATATAAGAAAACCGGTTGACTCCCTTGAGGTTATAGCCAGAATTCAGTCCGCCTTAAGGTATAAGGAATATCAGGATAAGCTGGAAGAGATGGCCATGAAGGATGGATTGACAGGGTTATATAATCACGCTTTAATCATTGATTTATTGACAAAGGAATATAGCAAGCAGAATAGACAAGGGGGGCCCATAGCCTTTGCCATGTTGGATATAGATTATTTTAAAAAAGTGAACGACACCTATGGGCATCTTAAGGGTAATGAGGTCCTAAAAGGGGTTGCTGATATCATTCAGTCCAGCATAAGGGACAGTGACATAGCGGGAAGATATGGCGGAGAGGAGTTCAGCCTGATTTTTTCTCAATTGTCAGCAGACAAGGTTTTTGCTGTATGTGAAAGGATAAGAAGGAGAATAGGGCTTCAAAGCTTTAATCTAGATGGGGAGACCATTAATATTACCATTAGTATCGGTGTATGTTATAAGCCCATTGGGGTTGACATCAGCAGAAATGAAATGATACAAATTGCTGATGAGGCACTATACGAAGCTAAACATTCCGGGAGAAACAATGTGAAAATAAGATATGCCGGTGAAGAATTAATAGATACTCCTCATAGCTATTTAAATAGATTTAAAACTTTATAA
- a CDS encoding peptidase G2 autoproteolytic cleavage domain-containing protein yields the protein MAEDKELFQDNGKSNETGGYRMLQEEAKLWKIVSDRAGVVELGTTTGIGGYAEMFETLSGRIIDCGYFVTLQGRKVVVANSRDRYILGVTTATPTVLGNNGDVRWKNKYLTDEWGRMLYEEVLVPALHSEDGNVLIPEHMERKPIVNPKWDKTQAYIPRQLRPEWVAVALIGQVLVRDNGTCRENGYCIPNDEGIANAAPRGYRVLERRGPNQILILLRSVSFNTGGTIIRQRTGNG from the coding sequence ATGGCAGAGGACAAGGAGCTTTTTCAGGATAATGGCAAGAGCAATGAGACAGGTGGTTACAGAATGCTTCAGGAAGAGGCAAAGTTATGGAAAATAGTCAGTGACAGGGCAGGAGTGGTAGAACTGGGTACTACTACGGGCATAGGCGGATATGCCGAGATGTTTGAAACTCTGAGTGGACGCATTATAGATTGCGGATATTTCGTGACCTTGCAGGGGAGAAAGGTAGTTGTGGCAAATTCCAGGGACAGGTACATCCTTGGAGTCACTACAGCCACACCCACGGTATTGGGAAACAACGGAGATGTCAGATGGAAAAACAAATATCTTACGGACGAATGGGGCAGAATGCTCTATGAGGAAGTGCTTGTGCCGGCACTTCACAGCGAGGATGGCAATGTACTTATACCGGAGCATATGGAGAGAAAGCCTATAGTAAATCCTAAATGGGACAAGACTCAGGCCTATATTCCAAGACAGCTTAGGCCGGAATGGGTGGCTGTGGCCTTGATAGGCCAGGTCCTTGTACGGGATAATGGAACCTGCAGGGAAAACGGCTACTGTATCCCCAATGATGAAGGCATAGCCAATGCTGCACCAAGAGGTTACCGTGTACTGGAGAGAAGAGGTCCTAATCAGATTCTGATTTTACTGAGGTCTGTAAGCTTTAACACCGGTGGAACCATTATCAGGCAGAGGACGGGAAACGGATGA
- a CDS encoding family 10 glycosylhydrolase — MKLLKRLICGVVAGAMVFSAAYNVHTKAASEDLAPDKYEFRGAWMSTVYNIDWSQISGNIEAQKQDYINKVEKLKNANFNALIFQVRAMGDAFYPSSYSPWSQYITGTQGNNPGYDPLAFALEEAHRRNLEFHAWFNPFRISTEANFNVDSYISKLPDSSPLKAHKEWIVKYSGNKTCYWINLGIPEARQYVIDTIAEVVRNYNIDAVHLDDYFYPYPVYTTDSSGKNVKVDFPDSNEYRLYGSGYSSKDDWRRDNVNKFVRDLAARIKQEKANVKFGISPFGIWKNSTSEGGAGTSGMSSYYDLYTDSKAFITNGWIDYIIPQIYWNMGYTAADYKALTDWWATQVIGRNTALYIGHAAYKIGDTSQAAAWGNPAEIPNQIKYNRTNSYIKGSAFYSTRDILANKLGIYDELKNNLYVTKALIPSMPWRDAVAPEAPSITSAVASSNYIELKWNKSPSSDAVKYVIYRFKAGQIVNTAEANKIAAVVDNVNSYKDYNVNAAEKYIYTVTALDAYGNESSGSTIDMRTGKVIGFKTNKASPQKMNTVINLAASASGGGTTLYRMYVEDKQGWRLLQDYSPNTSLQWLPSTHGRHNFRLEVKDSTSAAEYDTVIVLPYYVKGLYTVTVDPGHGGSDSGAIGYSQSKEKDINLSIALKLRDILDSRGIEVFMTRDRDKTMELAERSTAANRWMTDLFVSVHQNSYVEPVKDAGGNVISYRYPEGIEIYSFPGSASGAALASKIQDRLIKNTGAVNRGAKTANFHVIKETDMTAVLVECGFITNPTEEAKLLTSEYQYKIATAIGEGILQYSNMNTEDVDKNGNIDEQDLAKASGAYNTKRGEGDFQEVYDINYDGVVDVLDLALISKKLK, encoded by the coding sequence ATGAAATTATTAAAAAGATTGATTTGCGGGGTAGTGGCCGGCGCCATGGTGTTCAGTGCTGCCTATAATGTACATACAAAGGCAGCTTCGGAGGACTTGGCTCCTGACAAGTATGAATTTAGAGGGGCTTGGATGTCTACTGTCTATAACATAGATTGGTCCCAGATATCCGGGAATATAGAAGCTCAGAAGCAGGATTACATAAATAAAGTGGAAAAATTAAAAAATGCCAATTTCAATGCCCTGATATTCCAGGTGAGAGCCATGGGAGATGCCTTCTATCCTTCAAGCTATTCCCCTTGGTCCCAGTACATCACCGGAACCCAGGGGAATAATCCCGGCTATGACCCCTTGGCCTTTGCCCTGGAGGAGGCCCACAGGAGGAATCTGGAATTTCATGCCTGGTTCAATCCCTTCAGGATCTCCACAGAGGCAAATTTCAATGTAGACAGTTATATCAGCAAGCTGCCGGACAGCAGTCCCCTGAAGGCCCATAAGGAATGGATTGTGAAGTATTCCGGCAATAAGACCTGCTATTGGATCAATCTGGGCATACCGGAGGCCCGGCAGTATGTCATCGACACTATTGCTGAAGTGGTGAGAAACTATAACATAGATGCGGTGCATCTGGACGATTACTTTTATCCCTATCCCGTGTATACCACAGACAGCTCCGGCAAAAATGTAAAGGTTGATTTCCCGGACAGCAATGAGTATAGATTGTATGGCAGCGGCTATTCCAGTAAGGATGACTGGCGAAGGGACAACGTAAATAAGTTTGTCAGAGATCTGGCTGCCAGGATAAAGCAGGAAAAGGCCAACGTTAAATTTGGAATAAGTCCCTTTGGCATATGGAAGAACAGTACCTCAGAAGGCGGTGCCGGTACCAGCGGCATGAGCAGTTATTATGATCTCTATACCGATTCCAAGGCCTTTATAACCAATGGCTGGATAGATTACATAATACCTCAGATTTACTGGAATATGGGCTATACAGCAGCGGACTATAAGGCCCTTACAGACTGGTGGGCAACCCAAGTTATTGGCAGGAACACAGCCCTATATATTGGACATGCTGCCTATAAAATAGGGGATACAAGCCAAGCAGCTGCCTGGGGTAACCCGGCGGAAATACCCAACCAAATAAAATATAATAGGACAAACTCCTATATCAAGGGCAGTGCCTTCTATAGCACCAGGGATATCCTGGCCAATAAGCTGGGAATTTACGATGAGTTAAAGAATAATCTATATGTTACCAAGGCTCTTATTCCTTCTATGCCTTGGAGAGATGCAGTGGCGCCGGAGGCACCCAGCATAACTTCTGCGGTAGCATCTAGTAATTATATTGAGTTAAAATGGAATAAGTCACCTTCCTCCGATGCCGTTAAGTATGTAATCTACAGATTTAAAGCAGGACAAATTGTGAATACTGCTGAGGCAAATAAGATAGCGGCTGTAGTGGACAATGTCAACAGCTACAAGGATTACAATGTTAACGCAGCAGAGAAGTACATTTATACAGTTACTGCCTTAGATGCCTATGGCAATGAAAGCAGCGGCAGTACTATAGATATGAGGACAGGCAAGGTGATAGGCTTTAAGACGAATAAGGCCTCGCCGCAAAAGATGAATACAGTTATCAATCTGGCAGCTTCAGCTTCCGGAGGGGGGACTACCCTATATAGAATGTATGTAGAGGATAAACAGGGCTGGAGACTTTTACAGGATTACTCCCCCAACACTTCCCTGCAGTGGCTGCCCTCAACCCATGGCAGGCATAATTTCAGATTAGAGGTTAAGGATTCAACTTCTGCAGCGGAATATGATACCGTAATAGTTTTACCTTACTATGTAAAGGGCTTATACACAGTTACCGTAGACCCAGGCCACGGAGGAAGTGACAGCGGGGCTATAGGCTACAGTCAATCAAAGGAAAAGGACATAAACCTGTCCATTGCCTTGAAGCTCAGAGACATACTGGATTCAAGAGGTATTGAGGTATTTATGACCAGGGATAGGGATAAGACCATGGAGCTGGCGGAAAGAAGCACTGCGGCCAATAGATGGATGACAGACTTATTTGTATCTGTACACCAAAATTCCTATGTGGAACCTGTAAAAGATGCTGGGGGTAATGTAATTAGCTACCGCTATCCGGAGGGCATAGAGATCTATTCCTTCCCTGGAAGTGCCAGCGGAGCAGCTCTGGCTTCTAAAATACAGGACAGATTGATTAAAAATACCGGGGCGGTTAACAGGGGTGCCAAGACTGCCAACTTCCATGTAATAAAGGAAACGGATATGACAGCGGTTCTTGTGGAGTGCGGCTTTATAACCAATCCAACGGAGGAAGCAAAGCTTCTGACCTCAGAATATCAATATAAAATTGCCACAGCCATTGGTGAAGGAATTCTGCAATATTCGAATATGAATACTGAGGACGTAGATAAGAACGGAAATATAGATGAACAGGATTTAGCCAAGGCCTCAGGTGCCTATAACACCAAGAGAGGGGAAGGGGACTTCCAGGAAGTCTATGATATCAATTATGATGGGGTAGTGGATGTTCTTGATCTGGCACTAATCTCTAAAAAGCTGAAATAA
- a CDS encoding LCP family protein: MTNTSNSRRKNTGRQPVDINKRTRRDPRYDRKKRKLRKRKRIIRFLFLSTLLILILGGYLVKSVVFDRLDKLNTEKIAQDDESLGISKEVLAQIDAMNVENTITNIALFGIDARTPGEATRSDSIMIATIDYKHKTLKLSSIMRDSRVEIEGHGLDKINHAYAFGGAQLAVNTLNRNFDLNIRDYVTINFYGLEEVINSLGGITIDVKSYEVDEINKYIRELCDIDKKEYTPLTSGGTQLLNGRQATSYARIRYVGNGDFERTDRQRRVMDEIFKKVLAGGVSNYPKVVDALLPYVTTSLDTNDILAIGIKFLRSDIKSITQARFPVDGYWTSPLINGISYIQPAMPETKEQIKAFIFEDIMPVSK; this comes from the coding sequence ATGACCAACACATCCAACAGCAGAAGAAAAAACACAGGCCGGCAGCCGGTAGATATAAATAAGCGGACTAGGAGAGACCCCCGCTACGATAGAAAGAAGAGGAAGCTCCGTAAGAGGAAAAGAATTATCCGGTTCTTATTTCTCTCCACCCTGCTCATATTAATACTTGGGGGTTATTTGGTAAAATCTGTAGTCTTTGACCGCCTGGATAAGCTTAATACTGAAAAAATTGCTCAGGACGACGAATCCCTGGGAATAAGTAAGGAGGTCCTGGCCCAAATCGATGCTATGAACGTGGAAAATACCATTACGAATATAGCCCTCTTCGGTATAGATGCCCGTACTCCAGGGGAAGCCACCCGGTCCGATTCCATCATGATAGCTACCATAGACTATAAGCATAAGACCCTTAAGCTTTCCTCCATAATGAGAGACAGCCGGGTGGAAATTGAGGGTCACGGCCTGGACAAGATAAACCATGCCTATGCCTTTGGCGGTGCTCAGCTGGCTGTGAACACCTTAAACCGGAACTTTGATTTGAATATAAGAGACTATGTGACCATAAACTTTTACGGCTTAGAAGAAGTTATAAACAGCTTGGGTGGTATAACCATAGATGTAAAGTCCTACGAAGTGGATGAGATAAATAAGTATATCAGAGAATTGTGTGACATAGACAAGAAGGAATATACCCCTCTTACTTCAGGCGGCACCCAGCTGCTAAATGGTAGACAAGCTACTAGTTACGCCCGTATTCGCTATGTAGGCAACGGTGATTTTGAAAGAACAGACAGACAGAGAAGAGTTATGGATGAGATCTTTAAAAAGGTCCTGGCAGGAGGGGTTTCAAATTACCCTAAGGTAGTAGATGCCTTGCTGCCCTATGTAACCACCAGCTTGGATACCAATGATATATTAGCCATAGGCATAAAGTTCCTCCGTTCTGACATAAAAAGCATAACCCAGGCCCGTTTTCCTGTAGATGGCTACTGGACTTCTCCCCTGATAAACGGAATTTCCTATATCCAGCCTGCCATGCCGGAAACCAAAGAACAAATCAAAGCCTTCATCTTTGAAGACATTATGCCGGTTTCAAAATAG
- a CDS encoding acyltransferase, which translates to MERDYFVHESSYVDEPCKIGRGTKIWHFSHIMKDCSIGENCNIGQNVVISPGVIIGNGVKIQNNVSVYTGVVCEDGVFLGPSCVFTNVINPRSFIERKSEYRPTIIGKGASIGANATIVCGHNIGKYALIGAGTVVTRDVPDYAMVIGNPGRVAGYVCECGEKLEFNGDRARCRCCEAEYVKEEGKVRRE; encoded by the coding sequence ATGGAGAGAGATTATTTTGTACATGAATCAAGTTATGTGGATGAGCCTTGTAAGATAGGAAGAGGAACAAAGATCTGGCACTTCAGCCATATAATGAAGGACTGCAGCATCGGTGAGAACTGCAATATCGGACAGAATGTTGTTATTTCTCCGGGAGTGATCATTGGCAACGGAGTTAAAATTCAAAACAACGTTTCTGTCTATACCGGGGTTGTATGTGAGGATGGGGTTTTTTTAGGGCCTTCCTGTGTGTTTACTAATGTAATAAATCCCAGAAGTTTCATAGAGAGAAAAAGCGAGTACAGGCCAACAATCATAGGAAAGGGTGCCAGCATCGGTGCCAATGCAACAATTGTGTGCGGACATAACATTGGGAAATATGCCCTCATAGGGGCCGGCACTGTGGTAACCAGGGATGTGCCGGATTATGCTATGGTCATTGGAAACCCGGGAAGAGTTGCAGGCTATGTATGTGAGTGCGGGGAAAAGCTGGAGTTTAATGGAGACAGAGCCAGGTGCAGGTGCTGTGAGGCTGAATATGTGAAGGAAGAGGGCAAGGTTAGAAGAGAGTAG
- a CDS encoding sugar transferase — translation MERVKMEEILSEELEAVSEESMEKSAGYYVMKRIIDLVLSIIGIVALSPLMILTAIAIKLDSKGPAIFSQNRVGKDGNLFKMYKFRSMVINAEELKDKLLDKNEMSGPMFKMKNDPRITRIGKFIRKTSIDELPQLFNVIRGDMSLVGPRPNLPREVKEFNEYQKKKLLAKPGITCYWQIMGRSSIGFEEWMELDIKYIRDRSIWLDIKLIFRTFFVLFGDKNAR, via the coding sequence ATGGAAAGGGTAAAAATGGAGGAAATATTGTCGGAAGAACTAGAGGCAGTTTCAGAAGAATCCATGGAAAAATCAGCAGGGTACTATGTGATGAAGAGAATCATTGATCTGGTATTATCTATAATTGGTATTGTTGCACTGAGTCCGCTGATGATTTTGACGGCTATAGCCATTAAACTGGATTCCAAAGGCCCTGCCATTTTTTCGCAGAACAGAGTAGGTAAGGATGGCAACCTATTTAAGATGTACAAGTTTCGGTCTATGGTTATTAATGCTGAGGAGCTAAAGGACAAGCTCCTGGATAAAAATGAGATGTCAGGTCCCATGTTTAAGATGAAAAATGACCCGAGAATCACCAGAATTGGAAAGTTCATCAGAAAGACAAGTATTGACGAGCTTCCCCAGCTGTTTAATGTAATCAGAGGGGACATGTCCCTGGTAGGACCAAGACCAAATCTGCCCAGGGAAGTGAAGGAGTTTAATGAGTATCAGAAGAAAAAGTTACTGGCCAAGCCAGGAATTACTTGCTACTGGCAGATTATGGGCAGAAGCAGCATAGGCTTTGAAGAATGGATGGAACTGGATATTAAGTATATACGGGATAGAAGTATCTGGCTGGATATAAAACTTATATTCAGGACGTTTTTTGTGTTGTTTGGGGATAAGAATGCGAGGTAG
- the gmd gene encoding GDP-mannose 4,6-dehydratase gives MKKALITGITGQDGSYLTELLLEKGYEVHGIIRRHSTINTKRIDHLFEDKNIGNKRLFLHYGDLTDSSNLNRLLEKIRPDEIYNLAAQSHVQVSFEVPEYTAEVDGVGTLRLLDAIRETGVKCKFYQASTSELFGGLPDTAPQSEKTPFYPKSPYGAAKLYSYWITVNYRESYNLFACNGILFNHESPRRGETFVTRKITRAVASIMAGKQEKLSLGNLDAKRDWGFAGDYVEAMWLILQQEKPQDFVIATNETHTVREFVELSFKEVGIEIEWKGTGVDEKGYDKFTGRLLVDVNPKYFRPAEVELLWGNCTKAEKELGWRRKVDFKGLVSMMVDADMKEIAGIGTREFLGKKEAALTR, from the coding sequence TTGAAGAAGGCACTTATAACAGGAATTACAGGACAGGATGGCTCATATTTAACGGAGTTATTATTAGAAAAAGGATATGAAGTTCATGGAATAATAAGGAGACACAGTACAATCAACACTAAGAGAATTGATCATTTATTTGAAGATAAGAATATAGGCAATAAGAGGTTATTTTTACATTACGGGGACTTAACGGATTCAAGTAATTTAAATAGATTATTAGAAAAAATTAGACCAGATGAAATATATAATTTAGCAGCTCAATCTCATGTTCAGGTTTCCTTTGAAGTCCCTGAGTATACTGCAGAAGTAGATGGAGTGGGTACATTAAGGTTACTAGATGCAATCAGAGAGACTGGTGTGAAATGTAAGTTCTATCAAGCGTCAACTTCTGAGTTGTTTGGTGGTCTTCCAGATACAGCGCCACAAAGCGAAAAAACTCCTTTTTACCCAAAGAGCCCATATGGAGCTGCTAAACTATACTCATATTGGATTACTGTAAACTATAGAGAGTCATATAATCTATTTGCTTGTAATGGAATATTATTTAATCATGAGTCTCCAAGAAGAGGTGAAACTTTTGTTACTAGAAAGATAACAAGAGCCGTAGCAAGTATTATGGCTGGTAAGCAAGAAAAGCTATCCTTGGGTAATTTAGATGCTAAAAGAGACTGGGGCTTTGCTGGGGATTATGTAGAAGCAATGTGGCTGATATTACAGCAAGAAAAGCCGCAAGACTTTGTAATAGCAACAAATGAGACTCATACTGTTAGAGAATTTGTAGAATTATCATTTAAGGAAGTAGGTATCGAAATTGAATGGAAGGGGACAGGAGTCGACGAGAAAGGATACGATAAGTTTACCGGTAGATTACTTGTTGACGTTAATCCTAAGTATTTCAGACCTGCAGAGGTTGAGCTTTTATGGGGCAATTGTACAAAAGCGGAGAAAGAACTTGGATGGAGAAGAAAAGTTGATTTTAAAGGATTAGTTAGTATGATGGTTGATGCGGACATGAAAGAAATTGCTGGCATAGGAACGAGGGAGTTTTTAGGTAAAAAAGAAGCTGCACTAACTAGGTAA
- a CDS encoding IS701 family transposase, whose product MLENFIITASSSIIKFLLKLDLDLFLTASQLKHVIAFISAMVLRGYDGKVSAIAELSSHRHRTSVGHFLSKSPWKEKLVMESLKEHVIKRIRKLSETTGNPIYVIIDDTISEKTVPSSKAKCPTEKCGFHNSRLKGKTVYGQQMVTVMLRCGNTVLPYTIVLYDKNNMSKIKIAEEVIKNLPFPVNKGYVLCDSWYSCKALFEASAERRYTYIGALKTNRVIYPKGHERLGIKLHAFAKTLTQEDVSLVTARKHEYYVYTYKGKLNDLEEATIILSCPKNDIFNEKALKAFISLDNTLDTLDILNHYVYRWPIEIFFRERKRHLGLDEYQVRSESAINKYFVLLMLTYTYWGLEVSLDFLNFSKGIKSARKKVQQSKVAWIHEQSKAGVPLEQIFQALKIA is encoded by the coding sequence ATGCTTGAGAACTTTATTATAACAGCTTCATCATCCATAATCAAATTCCTTTTAAAGCTAGATTTGGACTTATTTCTCACAGCATCTCAGTTAAAACATGTCATAGCATTTATCAGTGCTATGGTACTAAGAGGTTATGATGGAAAGGTTTCTGCTATCGCAGAACTCTCCTCTCATAGGCATCGGACCTCCGTAGGGCACTTTTTAAGTAAGAGCCCATGGAAAGAGAAACTTGTAATGGAATCTTTGAAGGAGCATGTTATAAAGCGTATACGGAAACTCTCTGAGACTACAGGCAATCCTATCTATGTGATTATTGATGATACCATCTCTGAAAAGACTGTGCCCTCGTCAAAGGCGAAATGTCCTACAGAAAAGTGTGGATTTCATAACTCACGCTTAAAAGGTAAGACTGTGTATGGTCAACAGATGGTTACTGTAATGCTAAGGTGTGGTAATACAGTGCTACCATATACCATAGTTCTCTACGATAAAAACAACATGAGCAAAATTAAGATAGCTGAAGAAGTTATTAAGAATCTGCCGTTTCCCGTAAATAAAGGTTATGTTTTGTGTGATAGTTGGTATAGCTGTAAGGCTCTTTTCGAGGCGTCAGCAGAGAGAAGGTATACTTACATTGGTGCCTTAAAAACGAATAGAGTTATCTATCCTAAAGGCCATGAAAGACTAGGAATAAAACTTCACGCCTTTGCCAAAACACTTACTCAAGAAGATGTCAGCCTTGTTACAGCCCGCAAACATGAGTACTATGTTTATACTTACAAAGGTAAACTTAATGACCTTGAGGAAGCTACTATTATTCTAAGCTGCCCCAAAAACGACATTTTCAACGAAAAGGCCTTAAAAGCATTCATAAGCCTTGATAATACCTTAGATACTCTCGATATATTAAACCACTACGTTTACAGATGGCCTATTGAGATATTTTTTAGAGAGAGAAAAAGGCACCTTGGTCTTGATGAATATCAAGTTAGAAGCGAAAGCGCCATTAATAAATATTTTGTTCTTCTTATGCTTACCTATACTTATTGGGGGCTTGAGGTTAGTTTAGATTTCTTAAACTTTAGTAAAGGAATAAAGTCTGCTCGTAAGAAGGTCCAGCAAAGTAAAGTCGCATGGATACATGAGCAATCAAAGGCCGGTGTGCCTTTGGAACAAATTTTTCAAGCTCTAAAAATTGCCTAG
- the fcl gene encoding GDP-L-fucose synthase has protein sequence MKKDSKIYVAGHKGLVGSAIVRNLRSKGYLNVIGKSHQELDLINQGEVRNFFEEERPEYVILAAAKVGGIHANNSYPADFIYDNLMIQSNIIKAAHDFKVKKLLFLGSTCIYPKMAPQPIKEEYLLSGYLEETNEAYAVAKIAGLEMCKFFKRQYGDNFISCMPTNLYGPNDNFDLNNSHVLPALIRKFHEAKVNNEHNVEVWGSGKPLREFLHVDDMADACVYLMKNYNGEEHVNIGTGEEVSIFELAKLVKKVVEFNGEIVFDSSKPDGTPRKLTDITKLHSLGWKHKIDLETGVRQTYEWFVENKNIFI, from the coding sequence ATGAAAAAAGATTCTAAGATTTATGTAGCGGGTCATAAAGGTTTGGTAGGGTCTGCTATTGTAAGGAACCTAAGAAGTAAAGGATATTTAAATGTAATTGGAAAATCCCATCAAGAACTTGATTTAATAAATCAAGGTGAAGTAAGAAATTTTTTTGAAGAAGAGAGGCCTGAATATGTTATTTTAGCAGCTGCTAAGGTTGGGGGAATACATGCTAACAATAGTTATCCAGCGGATTTTATTTACGATAACTTAATGATACAAAGTAATATAATAAAGGCAGCTCATGATTTTAAAGTTAAAAAGCTGTTGTTTTTGGGGAGCACATGTATTTACCCTAAGATGGCTCCACAGCCAATAAAGGAAGAATATCTTTTGTCTGGTTATTTAGAGGAAACAAATGAAGCTTACGCTGTGGCAAAAATTGCAGGACTTGAAATGTGTAAGTTCTTTAAGAGACAATATGGGGATAATTTCATAAGTTGTATGCCTACTAATCTATATGGGCCTAATGATAATTTCGACTTAAATAATTCTCATGTATTACCAGCATTAATTAGAAAGTTTCATGAGGCTAAGGTTAATAATGAACATAATGTTGAGGTATGGGGAAGTGGCAAACCGTTAAGGGAGTTTTTACATGTTGACGATATGGCTGATGCATGTGTTTATTTAATGAAGAATTATAATGGCGAGGAACATGTAAATATTGGTACTGGTGAGGAAGTATCAATTTTTGAACTAGCGAAGTTGGTTAAAAAGGTTGTAGAATTTAATGGAGAAATAGTGTTTGATTCTAGTAAGCCTGATGGTACGCCAAGGAAGCTAACTGATATAACAAAACTTCATTCGCTAGGATGGAAACATAAAATAGATTTAGAAACTGGTGTTAGGCAAACATACGAATGGTTTGTAGAAAATAAAAATATTTTCATATAA